In the genome of Clupea harengus unplaced genomic scaffold, Ch_v2.0.2, whole genome shotgun sequence, the window AGCCCTGAGGCTGAACTCCAGGACAATAAGGGCGGACACGCGGGATCCCACAAGGGACAGAACTCCCGTGAGGAAAACGAATTGGATTCCGCTGCTGAAGCGACTGATCGACTTCGCGTCATCGTTTGGTTTCTCAGAAGTGCCACCTGCTGGTGTGCGTCTGAGGAGCACAAGTCAGGAGACGAGTAGGCCAATATGACTATCAGGCTTATTATATCACGGTTATTAATAATCCAGTTTCGCTCATGCAATTCTTTCAGTCaagacattttacaaatgttGGACGTTAGGCTTCAGTCGATAGCAGAGTATTTGAACGATGACAGTTTTGTATGAAAGCTTGTAAGACAGGGTTTGACAACTTAGTTTAAGGCTTTATTCACGGTTGTCGTTTTTTTCTTCATACTatcaatattattataatagtgGCATAACTGAATGACTCAAATTAATAGTTGTATTGCTTAAACAGCATCTGTTCCAAAACTCACCTTGTGTAATCGACGAACAGGCACACTCGTAACAGATTACACATCAGAGATATTCCACATGCCCCAATCAGtcctgaaaacaaaacattcactAAATACAGAATGTTTCTCTATTTCCTCGTAGGTGTACTTTCTAAAACGTCGACTGTATTACAGCAAAACATAAACGCACCAGCTCACCCGAAATAGTTTGCAGTCATTTTCATCTTCAGTCTTTAAAAATCAACACTAACTTACCTTTCAGAATGGAAACCAGGGGATTGTCCTCCATTGGCAGCCATGCCATGACGGTAACAAAAGTCATTTTTCATATATAACAAATCGCAGCTGGTTAGTCTAGCTCTTATGTCAGATTAGTGATTCAATCATCTATGATCCTTTCATCAACGAACAGGATACTTCTTTTAAAGACAAGCACCCATTTCACAGCATTGATCACTGAGCTCGTGTTACCACTGTGTATTTCAAGTTACAAAGGTCAGAACATTACTTAACTGAAAGGCGATAACCAGTCTTTTGCTTTGTATTTTCTCTCTGAGAGTATTGAGAACAGTTTCAGTCTCGCTAAACAGCATCTTGCATCCATTACTCACAGTTCATGATGATCATTGGTGATCTATATGTATATGACATATCTTTTAATACAGTGCCATCAACACAGTTTTATATCAGCAAAATCTTTATTAAAGGGAAATACATATTGATTAATATATCAAGAAGAGTTATAGATAATTAGTCAACAATGACATTCATTCAATGACTTTCCATAATAAATGAAGCACAGGAAGGCATAGTGTTTTCTCCAATCTCCTAATGAATCTATAGGAGATCTATAGCTTCAAAGAGCACACATCACCAACAAGTTTAGGCTGCCATGTGACAATGGACTCATGCTATGGTGAGGCACAGAGGAGAGGCTTGATGAGTCGTGTTCATCCATAGTCCATAACTTTAGTATTAGTCCAAGATGTCTTCAGAGGTAACTACTGGCATGTTTGCTAAACAATAGAGTTGTAGCAGTCCCTGATTTAACAGTATATGTACTGCTTGaagcaggggcgtaactatagggggtgcatcaggtgcggctgcacctgggcccgtgggtcttggggggCCTCTAGCCGGGGCCCGTAGCCAAATGTATGTCattctaaatagtctgaatagccaagtcgtaTTGCCAAAAATATtaatgtatacccatattcagcgaaataattacactgcgcagggggaggggctgtggcggttagtgacataccccgacaatttcacagttttaagtgttGTAGGCTGAATATCTGCGCAGGCGGGGGCCGTgacggcggtggcggcggttacaaacatggggtacgggactgtaaaatgtttgggaaccactgccttacgccactgactagggcccgtcatcataatagcctgcacctgggcccgtcgtaactacgttacgccactggcttgaagacaaaaatatacagaaacCCTATCTAATGAACATGAGGTTAATTTTAAATGGCTCCcagaaaaaaagttcagagGTTATTGAACTGCCAATCACATTGACCTTTCTCAGCACCACCCCATAACGCATTCTCCCAGAGAATGTCTGTAATTGGGAGTACTCAGACTCAGCCACAGCTCTGCTCTTGCTGCCATAACCTCTGCACCCCAAGAAACACCAAGAGTTGCTCCTTCTCCCCTGGCGTGACTCTTCATCCGGCTGATCGTGACTCTAGCTGGTACTGGAGCGCCCTCTGTCTCATCAGGTCCCAGAGCAGCATGCTGAGCACCGTGTGTGGGGCCAGGCGCAGGAACACGGGCCAGATGCCCTTGTACAGACCCAGGAGCCCTTCAGCTTGGCTCACCTTCAGCATGCAGTCCGAGAAGCCCCGATACAGCAGGCCCTGCTCaggggatgacagagagagaaggacaggtgAGGAATAAAAAcagggatgacagagagagagaaggacaggtgAGGAATAAAAAcagggatgacagagagagaaggacagatgaGGAATAAAACAGATGAATGAAACACGCCATGATacggagagaaagtgagagatgaaCACTGAGCAAAAAAGACAGTGCCATATTCATGGCCGTGCAActtaaacaaaaacatgtgTAAACATGATGGAAGTGAAAGACTACATATTTTCTAAATGTTACTGAAAGTCACTGGGCAGTTTAGAGAGACCAAAAATGACATTACATGGAACTCTGAAGGGTAACACAGATAGccagaacaagaagaagagggaaCATGAAAAATCCTACCCTTCGAAATTCATCCACAGGTTGGTTGTAAAGTCTTGTGCTGACCACATCAAACGGTGTCATGGTGATAGTCACCACAACACCGCTTAACATAGCAGCTGTTAAGGCCACAAGACAGCTATGTGGATGGAACCACTGTAAAAGAGGAAATGTTTGTACATCAGAGTTAGCAAAGACCTACAAAAATAACAATAGCAGCAGCAACAATGACATGGAAGACAAATGTCTAATTTCACGAGGCAAAGAGACCCCTATGTATTAAATATTCTTGTACTGTGCCTTCGTCAAGAGGATTATTACAGTTTAATACCTAACCTAACATGTCAGTAGGAGCTCTTTTGGTGACTGATTTAAAAACTGCCCAATGTGTGAGGCCCATGCCTCAGCACTGGGTCAGAGGCCCTTGAGCTAacctctgtgtgagagacacactcCTTGAGCTAacctctgtgtgagagacacactcTTGAGCTAacctctgtgtgagagacacactcCTTGAGCTAACCTCTGTGAGAGACACACTCCTTGAGCTAacctctgtgtgagagacaccTCCTTGAGCTAAcctctgtgtgagagacccACTCCTTGAGCTAACCTCTGTGTGAGAGGTCCTTGAGCTAACCTCTGTGTGAAGGACATACTCCTTGAGCTAACCCCTGTGTGAGAGACCCACTGCTTGAGCTAAcctctgtgtgagagacccACTCCTTGGCAGAGCTGAAGGTTGTGAGCTGGGCAGCTGACCCCACCATGACCCTGGGCACAGCTCCATTCACTCCCCTCCACAAGCCCACCAGACCCTCACGCCGATAGATGGTAGCAAAGGCACTTGACaccccctgagagagagagagagagagagagagagagagaaagagatagttaTTAGTCCAAATTTGTCCGTAAGTGTAACTTATTGACAAATGTGTGCGATTTATTCATTTGCGCAAGAAGAGACAGATCAGGAGAACCAGATGTTGTGGTGGCCGTGTTGGAACAATGTGAGTTTTAAAGACATTGTATGACACGATTTCCACTAAACTAAACTATACTGTAATGTTAGTAGCATTTTCCCTGAAAGTTTAAAACTTGCAATACAAATGCACTCAAAGGTACACAGTCGTGATGTAAATAACTGAATGATTGTCCTTTAGACATGATTTATTTCCCACTAAGCAAAAGGAAAAATGACCCGGCTGATATTTCCAATAAAGAACTATAGTATGaaactttttttattcatttttttcatgtcCATTACACCAGACAGCATGACTTAATGAGCATAAAATATCCAAAAACCTTCAGGACGAATTgccattttttatatttatgtattagTGATCATGTAATCAAATGATCAGACATGAACTTAAGATTTTGaaaagatgtgtgtctgtatgctttATTTATACTGTAGCATcatgatgtcagtgtgtgtgtgtgtgtgtattatcatgTATTCACTCGTTTCCAATGAGCTGCTTTGAAACGATTTGGGCTTGGTACAAAGCACAGTTgaagaaaaaacatgtttttcctGTACAGTGTAGCCTCTTGCATCTGGTGGCCTCTTTCCCCATCATCATAATTCAGCATGTGGTCCACCACGTCAAACTGTACCTCAGGTAGGGGGCTTCTATACGGAGCTTGTCGTTTCTACTGATGGACACAGACTGGCTCAGGAGATGCTGGGTCTTCCGTGATTTGCTCCCACTGTTTTTCGCATTCTCACCAGCCACTGGGCTACATTCAGTTccagaatgtcttttttttagtGTCCAACCTGTACTAAGGCCAGCTGTTGACTACAGCCACGTCAGAAGCACGTGTGATCATTCTCAGGGTCCACTTTTTTCCAAAAGGACCTCAGAGGTGGGGGTGCTAATAATTATGCAAACATGTAAAGCTCATACCATTGCGCCTCATCCACACTGCCAGCACAGACAACGTTGGAAGTCATGAGGACGGATCTACTGTCGAAACCATTTGATCAGTGCCACCCTCCATCACAGCTTACAACTTCATCACAGTTTCCTTGCGCCTTTCTTGACATGTCTTTGTCAGACCTGAGTGGAGGCTTGGCCAAGCGTCAGACCCTTGCTGTCCCAGCGGCATGCATGAATGTTCTTCTGTCAGTACCTCCAAAAACATTGGAAGTtgtgatacaaaaaaaatctgcgAAATGCGTGAAAACTAGCTTGTGGTTGGCATTGGTAAAACGCTGGCTGAGATGGCTGATGTTGTAAGTCACACAGATCGCATACCGTTTGAAAAATATCAGCAACATcttcaacaaacatggcaaaGGAAACCTATGAACATTAACAGCTGTCAAAGTCAATAAATGGATCACGTAAAGTTAGTAGGTTTAAATGTACATTAAACAGACACCACAATGAAGCCAAATATGGTGTCTGTGATTTGGATCTGTGATCCAAGCCTGAACAAAGTTCACTTCACTCACAAGACAACCCAAAGCCACAGCAAAAACCACACACCTCTTTTTGGAGCGCTCTCATTGGCTAAAGCTCCTAGGATGTCGCTGGCGTGTCTGGCATTTGTCTTGTGGTAGGAAACACAAATGCCTTACAGCACCTGTCTAACACATTCAGATATAGGCTGGCTGAAATTCCATTTCACAACAGGAGAGGACTAAAATAAACGGATGGCAGGTCTATTCTGTCAGCTTTCAACTAGATCATACCTGTGCTGAATATATGGAAATATACAACAATTTGGACTTCCTGCAATGACAGAGCACTTGGCCCTGTTTGTAGTGCAAAGGACCTTCTACTTTACCTGGTGGTTATGTTGGTGACCCACAGCAATAGTCTGCACCCGTTTGGGCTTGAAGATGGGTCTTAacctgcagggggaggggggagggggttacaATAAGACATGGTTATTTTTCTTTGTGCATTTAAGAGAACTGCCACACTTTCCCTGTGGAATGCTGTAGTTCATAGATAGTCTCTGCCAATAAAGTGTGGGTTTGGTTGAGGTTGGCTGTACGTGAAGTTGTATAACACTTGCAGATGGAAACATGCCAATACATCATTCTGTTTTTACTTTTTCCTTTCTTAAGATATTTACACATTAATGTCATTCAATCTATCCCATGTAATGTCATATGGTGAAATCCTTTTCATGTTTCTCTTTCGGATGGCTATATTAGCCATATAACGTGACTGCTCAGCTTAGAGATGCAGTCCATGATTCCAATCCCATTCACcaaaaactctggtgtttgtacaacaggaaacacacagtgGCTTTGACCGAGCCACGCAAAAATATCCCAGAATATCAATATGGTGATTCAAGGGGGCAAGGAGcgtggaagggaggggtgtaatttgattgattgttgagcacaaatattgCTAACCTTTCGCGAAACCGCTGCATCTTTAAGATTACTAGCAGTTTATGTAACTGGAAATCATGTGGACCgcattgaaacacacaaacagacacacacagcttggaCATACGCCAATGGACcctaaaaatagatacacatatCTTTTAGGCCTCTGCCACCCGAGCACATGGAAACCTTGAATGCTGGGAGGACCAGATAGGGGGACCAGATAGGGTGACGGTCACATTTACGGGATGGTGTGGATGTGCCGGATGTCTTGTCTgacccagatacacacaaacatggcacTAGATTATGTATGAAGGGTCAACTTCAATGTGATGTATGCAAAAACAGGTGACGTATATCAACAACAGGGCCAGCTGCATATTAGCCATGTAACCTTACAAGACCTAACCTCCAAAGTGCTGTTTTAATCAGGATGCCAAGACTGTAAAACACAATGTATTCCACAAGaagctggcaggatccttaAAGACTGCGCCCATCCATCCTTTAGACTTTTTTCCCCGTTGCCTTCTGGCTCGCACCCGTAGATTGGAGggcagtttctttccaagggccatcaggcttttaaatggacagtgatacagtctcgccactttacatgttacagttttctactgtttgcactatcagtaatattgcactacctgataCCAGGCACACTTGATTTGtgtttaggttagtataggtatattaggttagtataggttactatatgtgtattatatgtttagcagattgtattgtatatttattttgtatatttagtagatttattatatgtgtaatttatgttcagagtacttatatgttatgacatgggctcacaaacaagccccctgcatcacactgactctgggtttgctAATTCCAATTCACTGCATCTTAGCCCTGCACGTgcccaaattatttattattatttaatattctatcTTGTAAAtaatttgtcttttattcttgtttttgctattttgttggtatgttatgtgttttatgtcctatgcaccaaccaccaagatcatttcctgtatgtgtaaatatacttggccattaaaaagtattctgattctgatctgattctgattatgttattttatgttatgctatggtaggttgttgtgcggtgtcttgtcttaagaatttcagtgcccagtctgactctgtgttgttctgtgcatctgacaaattaaatacttgaacttgaacttgaacttgagatacaggtgaaaaaaaacaatgggcaaatacacactttttttcttgtGCCAGTGAGAACAAACGTGAGAAGAAATCAAGAGCCTCTAATGAAAAGTGAATTCCTTTCAAAGCCCACATACTTACCCACTTAACAACACATTCTAAAATAAAATGTAGACCAAATTTGCCAGAGCCTTTTCTTCCCAAACATAAATCACTAATGTGACTGTATATGCAGTTAGGTGACACATCTTCCCCAACCCAGtccaccccttcctcctctgcaTTCCAATCAACAGGCATTGACTGCTCTCTAACACCCATCCTCTCTGGTTTACTCACCAGGTAGGCTGGTGATGCGACGAAGGCCCCCAAGGCTCCAGCAACGGCCCCAGCCAGGATGTTCCCAACTGGGGCTTGGGTGAGCCCAGCCGCCTCGGTGTAAGAGTAGAAGCCCAGTCGTACGCTGTTCATTGACCCCTGGTAGAGCAGACCCACGCACAGGCCTTTCTGGAGACCGCGGAGGCCATCGTTGCGGCCCACCAGCCACAGGGCCTGCAGGACGCCGCGGTAGTGCCTCTGGTAAGAGCCGTGGGCTCTCAGCTCGCCCTGCAGCTGCAGACGCGTCTTCACCACCTCCATGGGGTTGGTGAACAGACAGGCACCACAGCAGGCCAGGGCACCCAGCGCAAAGTCCAGAGGGGGCCAAATGTGTGGGTGCCCTGGCACAGGAGTCCGGCTTAGAGCTGCCATAGGGGCTGGAGGACTGGTGAATGGAGACTCTGTGGCCGGGTAGTTCAGGAGCTGGGTGCCTGTCGTCATTTTATGAAATGTCCTGACGTCAAAGGCGGAGTGAGTGACAGTGACTTTGAGAAAATCCAGTTTGCTGACTATGCATGTGAGAGAATGTCTCACAGGGAGACTCCATGAGTTCTGTGATAAGGCCTTCGAAGTGGTGTGGAGCCTAGAGTTAATCAGTCATGTGCAACCTAGTGACTGTGCCCTTATCACAGCATGTTCCTCACTTACAGTCAGCAATCAGTGGCTGTAATTGCCACACTCATTTTTCAGAATACCTGGTCCACATGCTTTGGTCAGAATCCTTATATGCAGTATATAGAGTCATCAAAGTGTGGTAATGTGGAGGTGACGCTAAGGTTATCCAGTCAAGTCTGGCACCGGGTCGATCACTGTTGACCACACCATCCTTAAAGCAGAATTCCACAAGGCCAGCTGTGAACACCTAAACAGGTGAAAGAACAAATTGC includes:
- the LOC122131127 gene encoding LOW QUALITY PROTEIN: solute carrier family 25 member 34-like (The sequence of the model RefSeq protein was modified relative to this genomic sequence to represent the inferred CDS: deleted 1 base in 1 codon) → MTTGTQLLNYPATESPFTSPPAPMAALSRTPVPGHPHIWPPLDFALGALACCGACLFTNPMEVVKTRLQLQGELRAHGSYQRHYRGVLQALWLVGRNDGLRGLQKGLCVGLLYQGSMNSVRLGFYSYTEAAGLTQAPVGNILAGAVAGALGAFVASPAYLVKTHLQAQTVQTIAVGHQHNHQGVSSAFATIYRREGLVGLWRGVNGAVPRVMVGSAAQLTTFSSAKEWVSHTEWFHPHSCLVALTAAMLSGVVVTITMTPFDVVSTRLYNQPVDEFRRGLLYRGFSDCMLKVSQAEGLLGLYKGIWPVFLRLAPHTVLSMLLWDLMRQRALQYQLESRSAG